A window of Rhododendron vialii isolate Sample 1 chromosome 11a, ASM3025357v1 contains these coding sequences:
- the LOC131306401 gene encoding protein DMP3-like, whose translation MDLRARPTATATAAATSSSSSDDDNSPGTPKGHPPPPSVLSQSLTSIAHLANLLPTGTLLAFQLLTPVFTNNGSCDAATRPLTFLLLLALAASCFLACFTDSFRTPDGQVYYGFATTSGMWLFDSQGASASAGTRIPDLSKYRMGFIDVVHAVLSVLVFAAVALRDKNVLTCYYPRPDHETEEVLDIVPVGIGLISSLLFVIFPTRRHGIGYPVTAGQ comes from the coding sequence ATGGATCTTAGGGCGAGGCCAACTGCCACAGCTACCGCCGCTGCCACCAGCAGTTCATCTTCTGATGACGATAACTCTCCTGGAACGCCCAAAGGCCATCCACCACCACCCAGCGTGCTCTCTCAAAGCCTAACGAGCATCGCCCACTTGGCCAACCTCCTCCCGACCGGCACCCTCCTGGCTTTCCAACTCCTCACGCCGGTCTTCACGAACAACGGCTCGTGCGACGCGGCCACCCGCCCCCTcaccttcctcctcctcctcgcccTGGCCGCCTCCTGCTTCCTCGCCTGCTTCACCGACAGCTTCAGGACCCCTGACGGACAGGTCTACTACGGCTTCGCCACGACCAGTGGCATGTGGCTCTTCGACTCCCAGGGCGCCTCCGCCTCGGCGGGCACCCGGATTCCCGACCTCAGCAAGTACAGGATGGGCTTCATCGACGTCGTTCACGCGGTTCTGTCTGTCCTCGTGTTCGCTGCGGTGGCTTTGAGGGACAAGAATGTGTTGACTTGCTATTATCCGAGGCCTGATCACGAGACCGAGGAGGTTTTGGACATAGTTCCTGTGGGAATTGGGCTCATCTCCAGCTTGTTGTTTGTCATCTTTCCTACCAGAAGGCATGGAATTGGTTACCCTGTCACAGCAGGGCAGTAA